The following proteins are encoded in a genomic region of Paenibacillus sp. FSL R7-0273:
- the bglA gene encoding 6-phospho-beta-glucosidase BglA — MSKLPADFLWGGALAAHQFEGGWNAGGKGPSVVDVLTAGEHGVARVITDTVEEGTFYPNHEAIDFYGRYKEDIALFAEMGLKCLRTSIAWSRIFPNGNEEEPNEQGLQFYDDVFDELLKHNIEPIITLSHFEIPLYIAREYGGFRNRKVIGYFVNFAEAVFKRYKDKVKYWMTFNEINNQMDVNNPLFLWTNSGVIVNEGENAKEVMYQTAHNELVASALAVIKGKEINPDFQIGAMAAHVPIYPYSCNPEDIMLAEEELRKRYFFPDVQVRGTYPRYALKEFEREGYKLQIEDGDYEILKQGTVDYLGFSYYMSTTVKSGVVRDNLETTVNSSMPNSVDNPYIKSTDWGWAIDPTGLRYTLNRFYDRYQIPLFIVENGFGAIDELEADGSIHDPERIEYLKSHIEAIKIAVDYDGVDLIGYTPWGIIDIVSFTTGEMKKRYGMIYVDRDNEGNGSMERYKKDSFEWYKKVIQTDGEQL, encoded by the coding sequence ATGAGTAAATTACCGGCAGATTTTCTATGGGGCGGTGCACTGGCTGCACATCAATTTGAAGGAGGCTGGAATGCAGGCGGTAAGGGGCCTAGTGTCGTTGACGTTTTAACTGCAGGGGAGCACGGTGTAGCCCGTGTGATTACTGATACAGTAGAGGAAGGTACGTTTTATCCGAACCATGAAGCAATTGATTTCTACGGCCGGTATAAGGAAGACATCGCTTTATTTGCCGAGATGGGCCTGAAATGCCTGCGTACCTCAATCGCCTGGAGCCGGATTTTCCCGAATGGAAATGAAGAGGAGCCTAACGAGCAGGGACTGCAATTTTATGACGATGTGTTTGACGAGCTGCTTAAGCATAATATAGAGCCAATCATCACGCTGTCCCACTTTGAAATCCCGCTTTATATTGCCAGAGAATACGGCGGCTTCAGAAACCGCAAGGTTATTGGGTACTTCGTGAACTTTGCGGAAGCTGTTTTCAAACGGTACAAGGATAAAGTGAAATACTGGATGACCTTTAATGAAATCAACAACCAGATGGATGTGAACAATCCGCTGTTCTTGTGGACCAACTCCGGCGTTATTGTCAATGAAGGTGAAAATGCCAAGGAAGTTATGTACCAGACCGCCCACAATGAGTTAGTTGCCAGTGCTTTGGCGGTTATCAAAGGGAAAGAAATCAACCCGGACTTCCAGATTGGAGCCATGGCGGCTCATGTGCCGATCTATCCCTATTCCTGTAACCCGGAAGACATCATGCTGGCTGAAGAAGAGCTGCGTAAACGGTACTTCTTCCCGGATGTGCAGGTGCGCGGAACCTACCCGAGATATGCCTTAAAGGAATTTGAACGGGAAGGCTACAAGCTCCAAATTGAGGACGGGGATTACGAAATTCTGAAGCAGGGTACCGTGGACTATTTAGGATTCAGCTATTATATGTCAACTACTGTGAAAAGCGGCGTTGTCAGAGATAATCTCGAAACAACGGTTAACAGCAGCATGCCGAATTCCGTAGACAATCCGTACATCAAGTCTACCGACTGGGGCTGGGCGATTGATCCGACAGGATTAAGATATACGCTTAACCGTTTCTATGACCGCTACCAGATTCCGTTGTTCATTGTTGAAAATGGATTTGGCGCTATTGATGAGCTCGAAGCCGACGGCTCCATTCATGATCCGGAGAGAATTGAGTACCTGAAATCCCATATTGAAGCGATCAAAATCGCCGTTGATTATGACGGAGTGGATCTGATCGGCTACACCCCTTGGGGCATTATCGATATTGTTTCTTTTACAACGGGAGAAATGAAGAAACGCTACGGTATGATTTATGTCGACCGTGATAATGAAGGCAACGGCTCGATGGAACGTTACAAGAAGGATTCTTTTGAGTGGTACAAAAAGGTCATTCAGACCGATGGAGAGCAGCTGTAA
- a CDS encoding Cof-type HAD-IIB family hydrolase, with product MTIKLIAVDMDGTFLNKEMGYDKPRFAKQYAKMKEQGIRFVVASGNQYYQLKSFFDEIQDEISYVAENGAYIVDQGQEVSAVDIPKEDIELVLKELVSNKKFQIVLCGKESAYVLDSVSDTFFNIVNKYYHRLKRVGSFDEVNDQILKFALSCPDEETLQLRDLLRSSIGSTVTAVSSGHGSIDLIVPKFHKASGIQLLQDKWGIKDDETMAFGDGGNDIEMLRHVKYSFAMENGSDEVKVAAKYLAPANTNSGVLEVIDQYFAGRGPFQD from the coding sequence ATGACAATCAAGCTTATCGCAGTAGATATGGACGGAACGTTTCTCAATAAAGAGATGGGATATGACAAGCCAAGGTTCGCTAAACAATATGCAAAGATGAAGGAGCAGGGAATCCGGTTTGTGGTGGCGAGCGGCAACCAGTATTATCAGCTGAAATCCTTTTTTGATGAGATCCAGGATGAAATCAGTTATGTGGCTGAAAATGGCGCTTATATCGTTGATCAGGGGCAGGAAGTGTCCGCTGTTGATATTCCCAAGGAGGATATAGAGCTGGTTCTGAAAGAGCTGGTCTCCAATAAAAAGTTTCAGATTGTGTTATGCGGCAAAGAAAGTGCCTATGTGCTGGACAGTGTATCGGACACCTTTTTTAATATAGTAAACAAATATTATCACCGGTTAAAAAGAGTGGGCAGCTTCGATGAGGTGAATGACCAGATTCTTAAATTTGCCCTCTCCTGTCCGGATGAGGAAACGCTTCAGTTAAGAGATCTGCTGCGGAGCAGCATCGGAAGCACGGTAACCGCTGTCTCCAGTGGGCATGGAAGTATTGATCTGATTGTGCCGAAGTTCCACAAGGCGTCCGGTATTCAACTGCTGCAAGACAAATGGGGTATAAAAGATGACGAAACAATGGCCTTTGGTGACGGAGGCAATGACATTGAAATGCTGAGACATGTAAAATATAGCTTTGCCATGGAGAACGGATCGGATGAAGTGAAGGTGGCGGCAAAGTATCTGGCACCGGCTAACACTAACAGCGGTGTATTGGAAGTAATTGACCAGTATTTTGCAGGGCGGGGTCCATTTCAGGATTGA